The Carassius carassius chromosome 2, fCarCar2.1, whole genome shotgun sequence genome has a segment encoding these proteins:
- the arhgef11 gene encoding rho guanine nucleotide exchange factor 11 isoform X4: protein MSVRQPTSTLDSPFAAWLSSLTLGDSERRSSPGQQRETLSDLPSDSAGTGLVQRCVVVQRDNLGFGFTVCGERIKLVQNVRPGGAAVKAGVQEGDRIIKVNGSLVSSMSHQEVVKMIKSGTYVALTLQGPPPSAASIPLQPLPTDLLPNHRTAPGDAPPPPQTPPTGSSTPTQRITGPKPLQDPEVQKHATEILRRMLEQEEAELQNLLEEHSRNPSSSLEERIERARRRASQVRVKIRQDVDGTRSEAVASYLTAGEGRLSVDSSEGDVEACESPFSSPSIFRNPLLRWQGSDTLPLDSGGKSQIIGPEEEEEEEDGYSINETDGPFQDIELLKSRPAHMTVFMRYVFSQLLDPNPLLFYLSVEAYLGSSPKDARSLAPQICSHFLDPDAPVKIKVREEILTDIEGRLHAQEDIRGPLSELQQQVLPDIQEQLQDYRSKQTMGLGSLFGEGDLQQLDGDPVKERTVVDRQVLALWDILSKHEEDRSSPLASAVHLYLRHSGIKLRDSKVFPGLMSEKEKWLPFFPKAKKLSSARREKDGDDKKRNPILKYIGKPRSTSQSTFHVPLSPAEVRPGSVRNIIQQFENNSDSVEEGDSEGQTLSSSSFGEDSMESPTISVRLARSESLKAQGEGRRRGGGAGAESVPRSRSDVDMEDVEEREGPGLRLLHHSASSSASSSSARSLENPTPPYTPRSQRRMVDAPVALLPDAPALDEDVVDSHNWQETVEPHVLTSLSSREIDRQAVIYELFTTEASHLRTLRVLDQVFYQKMQSVLSPEELSCIFLNLRHVYELHASLCEAMKKRRESPVVQGIGDIMLARLEGEAGDQFEEQVSHLCSQQSQALELIKSKQRKDPRFAHLIQECEASPHCRRLQLKDLLVAEMQRLTKYPLLLDNIIKHSETSSPDLPLLQRAQARCRGILQAVNEVVRETEHRHRLGQYQRRLDLTPLERLANPLAAQFKSLDLTTKRMIHEGSLTWRVSKDKAIEVQALLLSDLLVLLQRGADERLVLRCPSRSLGGAPDLKIPFCPILRLDSALVRLVATDNKALYVISTSESQIYELVAGTSSEKNTWKDLLEKTIAAASLRAGSSKQGSPPPSSGARSSANALDVLESSVSLEQDSVSDDEAALTPTDGSDTQHHQDGDGFPQTKAAVAEAALQDVETLRQLIFRDLEDGWSQDSDDTPTNETANERSPLTDGAGAEFSDPAPSERPSQGGEESVEAPPVEVLQSPIKVVRKVVGAGCSLPDDITDDVTAGQSSRDGGNMFYLVMPKEASSALSDESSTDELKDSDASHSIHQTPDTSFINEEEEQETPCLSPADQSLTETLSHRDRPGQSPPSLQRHVIRNVDEIFSTMEELMRKLQHLRDIEADHYKLLKKLRKPLPVDKMSSDFVYKSPTAARMPSLDRGAGDGKEGVSTERAQPEIQSTGF, encoded by the exons ATGAGTGTTCGACAGCCGACCTCCACGCTGGATAG TCCTTTTGCTGCTTG GTTGAGCAGTTTGACGTTGGGAGACTCGGAGCGCAGGTCTTCTCCCGGCCAGCAGAGGGAGACACTGTCTGATCTCCCCTCGGACAGCGCAG GGACGGGTTTAGTCCAAAGATGTGTGGTTGTGCAGAGGGACAATCTGGGGTTTGGCTTCACCGTGTGTGGCGAGAGAATCAAACTAGTGCAGAATGTCCGGCCAG GTGGAGCAGCGGTCAAGGCTGGAGTCCAGGAAGGAGACCGAATCATTAAG GTCAATGGTTCATTGGTTTCGTCGATGTCTCATCAGGAAGTGGTGAAAATGATCAAAT CTGGGACGTATGTGGCGTTGACTCTTCAGGGCCCGCCTCCTTCAGCCGCATCCATCCCGCTTCAGCCCCTCCCCACTGACCTCTTGCCCAATCACAGGACAGCTCCTGGCGACGCCCCGCCTCCTCCACAAACTCCACCCACAGGAAGCAGCACCCCGACTCAGAGAATCACAGGACCCAAACCCTTACAG GACCCTGAGGTGCAGAAACACGCCACAGAAATCCTGCGGAGGATGCTGGAGCAGGAGGAGGCAGAGCTGCAG AACCTCCTGGAGGAGCACTCCCGAAACCCCTCGTCTTCATTAGAGGAGCGGATAGAAAGAGCCAGACGAAGAGCCAGCCAAGTCCGAGTGAAGATCCGGCAGGATGTG GACGGCACTCGATCAGAAGCGGTCGCTAGCTATCTCACAGCTGGAGAAG GTCGGTTATCGGTGGACTCCAGCGAAGGAGACGTCGAG gcaTGTGAGAGCCCCTTCTCGTCCCCCTCCATCTTCAGGAACCCTCTGCTCCGCTGGCAGGGGTCCGACACGCTCCCCTTGGACTCG GGAGGGAAGAGCCAGATCATCGGcccagaggaagaggaggaggaggaggatgggtACTCCATCAATGAG ACGGACGGGCCGTTTCAGGACATCGAGCTGCTGAAGAGTCGTCCGGCTCACATGACGGTCTTCATGAGATACGTGTTCAGTCAACTACTGGATCCAAACCCGCTG CTGTTTTATCTGTCTGTGGAGGCGTATCTGGGCTCGAGCCCTAAAGACGCCCGATCGCTCGCCCCTCAGATCTGCTCACACTTCCTGGACCCCGATGCG CCTGTGAAGATTAAAGTCCGGGAGGAGATCCTGACAGACATAG AGGGTCGTCTGCACGCTCAGGAGGACATCAGAGGACCTCTGTCTGAGCTCCAGCAGCAGGTGCTCCCAGACATTCAGGAGCAGCTCCAGGACTACAG GAGTAAGCAGACGATGGGGCTGGGGTCTCTGTTTGGAGAGGGTGACCTGCAGCAGTTAGATGGAGACCCAGTGAAGGAGCGGACGGTGGTGGACAGACAGGTGCTGGCGCTCTGGGACATCCT CTCCAAACATGAGGAGGACCGAAG CTCTCCGCTAGCGTCTGCGGTTCATCTCTATCTCAGACACTCGGGCATTAAACTCAGAGACTCCAAAGTGTTCCCCGGCTTGATGTCCGAGAAGGAAAAGTGGCTTCCGTTCTTTCCTAAAGCGAAGAAG CTGAGCAGCGCCAGACGAGAGAAGGACGGAGACGACAAGAAACGCAATCCCATCCTGAAGTACATCGGCAAACCCAGAAGCACGTCCCAgtcca CGTTCCATGTTCCTTTGTCCCCGGCTGAAG TTCGTCCTGGCAGCGTGAGAAACATCATTCAGCAGTTTGAGAATAATTCAGACTCGGTTGAAGAAGGGGATAGTGAGGGACAGACCCTGTCTTCCAGCAGTTTTGGAGAGGACAGCATGGAAAG TCCGACCATATCGGTGCGATTGGCTCGCAGCGAGTCTCTGAAGGCTCAGGGGGAGGGGCGTCGGCGAGGAGGCGGGGCGGGGGCGGAGTCTGTCCCTCGTTCTCGTAGTGATGTGGACATGGAGGACGTTGAGGAGAGGGAGGGGCCTGGACTGAGGCTGTTACATCACAGCGCTTCGTCTTCAGCCTCCAGCAGCTCGgcacg ATCACTGGAGAACCCGACGCCGCCGTACACGCCTCGCTCTCAGCGCAG GATGGTGGACGCTCCGGTGGCTCTGTTACCGGACGCTCCGGCCCTGGACGAGGACGTGGTTGACTCACACAACTGGCAGGAGACGGTGGAGCCACACGTCCTGACGTCTCTCAGCTCACGAGAGATCGACCGACAGGCCGTCATCTACG AGCTGTTCACCACGGAGGCGTCTCACCTGCGGACGCTCAGGGTCCTGGACCAGGTGTTTTATCAGAAGATGCAGAGCGTCCTCAGTCCTGAAGAGCTGTCCTGCATCTTCCTGAACCTGCGGCACGTCTACGAGCTCCACG CGAGCTTATGTGAGGCCATGAAGAAGCGCAGGGAATCGCCGGTCGTTCAGGGCATCGGAGACATCATGCTGGCTAGA ctgGAGGGAGAGGCTGGAGATCAGTTCGAGGAGCAGGTGTCTCATCTGTGCAGTCAGCAGAGTCAAGCGCTGGAGCTCATCAAGAGCAAACAGCGTAAAGACCCTCGCTTCGCTCACCTCATACAG gagTGTGAGGCCAGTCCTCACTGCCGCAGGTTACAGCTGAAGGACCTGCTGGTGGCTGAGATGCAGCGCTTGACTAAATACCCTCTTCTGCTGGACAACATCATCAAACACAGCGAGA CGTCGTCTCCGGACCTGCCGCTGCTTCAGAGAGCTCAGGCCCGCTGTCGTGGTATACTGCAGGCGGTCAATGAGGTGGTCAGAGAGACAGAGCACCGGCATCGGCTCGGACAGTACCAGCGCAGGCTGGACCTGACGCCTCTGGAGCGGCTGGCCAATCCCCTCGCAGCACAGTTCAAG AGCCTGGATCTCACCACGAAGAGGATGATCCACGAGGGGTCGCTCACCTGGAGGGTCAGCAAGGACAAGGCCATCG AGGTGCAGGCGCTGCTGCTCTCAGATCTGCTGGTGCTCCTTCAGAGGGGTGCAGACGAGCGCCTCGTCCTGCGCTGTCCGTCACGCTCGCTGGGCGGAGCTCCAGACCTCAAGATCCCCTTCTGCCCAATCCTGCGCCTCGACTCCGCCCTCGTCCGATTGGTTGCCACCG ACAATAAAGCGCTGTACGTGATCAGCACGTCTGAGAGTCAGATCTACGAGCTGGTGGCCGGGACGTCGTCAGAGAAGAACAC TTGGAAAGATCTTCTGGAGAAGACGATCGCTGCTGCCAGTCTAAGAGCAGGATCGAGCAAACAAGGATCGCCACCGCC GTCCTCAGGTGCGCGCTCATCTGCCAATGCTTTAG ATGTGCTGGAGTCGTCCGTGTCTCTGGAGCAGGATTCTGTCAGTGATGATGAAGCCGCTCTCACACCGACAGACGGATCGGACACACAACATCATCAGGATGGAGACGGGTTCCCCCAAACCAAAGCTGCTGTCGCCGAAGCTGCTCTCCAGGACG tGGAAACCCTCCGGCAGCTGATCTTCAGAGACCTTGAGGATGGGTGGAGTCAGGATTCAGATGACACGCCCACAAATGAGACGGCCAATGAAAGGAGTCCTTTGACCGACGGAGCGGGGGCGGAGTTCTCTGATCCCGCCCCCAGTGAGAGGCCCAGCCAAGGGGGGGAGGAGTCTGTAGAAGCTCCGCCTGTAGAGGTGCTGCAGTCGCCCATTAAGGTGGTGAGGAAAG TTGTGGGTGCGGGCTGTTCTCTTCCTGATGACATCACCGATGATGTCACTGCTGGCCAGTCCTCTCGGGACGGAG GGAACATGTTTTATCTGGTCATGCCCAAAGAGGCGTCCAGCGCTCTCTCAGACGAGAGCAGCACAGACGAGCTCAAAGACTCTGACGCGTCTCACAGCATCCATCAGACTCCGGACACGTCCTTCATCAACGAGGAAGAGGAGCAGGAGACGCCCTGTCTCTctccagctgaccaatcactGACCGAGACCCTGAGTCACAGGGACAGACCCGGCCAATCACCACCGAGCCTCCAGCGTCATGTGATCAGAAACGTGGACGAGATCTTCAGCACCATGGAGGAGTTGATGAGGAAACTGCAGCACCTgcgg GACATTGAAGCTGATCACTATAAACTCCTGAAGAAGTTAAGAAAGCCCCTTCCTGTGGATAAAATGTCCAGTGATTTTGTCTACAAGTCTCCCACAGCGGCCCGAATGCCGTCACTGGACCGCGGAGCTGGAGACG
- the arhgef11 gene encoding rho guanine nucleotide exchange factor 11 isoform X6: MSVRQPTSTLDRLSSLTLGDSERRSSPGQQRETLSDLPSDSAGTGLVQRCVVVQRDNLGFGFTVCGERIKLVQNVRPGGAAVKAGVQEGDRIIKVNGSLVSSMSHQEVVKMIKSGTYVALTLQGPPPSAASIPLQPLPTDLLPNHRTAPGDAPPPPQTPPTGSSTPTQRITGPKPLQDPEVQKHATEILRRMLEQEEAELQNLLEEHSRNPSSSLEERIERARRRASQVRVKIRQDVDGTRSEAVASYLTAGEGRLSVDSSEGDVEACESPFSSPSIFRNPLLRWQGSDTLPLDSGGKSQIIGPEEEEEEEDGYSINETDGPFQDIELLKSRPAHMTVFMRYVFSQLLDPNPLLFYLSVEAYLGSSPKDARSLAPQICSHFLDPDAPVKIKVREEILTDIEGRLHAQEDIRGPLSELQQQVLPDIQEQLQDYRSKQTMGLGSLFGEGDLQQLDGDPVKERTVVDRQVLALWDILSKHEEDRSSPLASAVHLYLRHSGIKLRDSKVFPGLMSEKEKWLPFFPKAKKLSSARREKDGDDKKRNPILKYIGKPRSTSQSTFHVPLSPAEVRPGSVRNIIQQFENNSDSVEEGDSEGQTLSSSSFGEDSMESPTISVRLARSESLKAQGEGRRRGGGAGAESVPRSRSDVDMEDVEEREGPGLRLLHHSASSSASSSSARSLENPTPPYTPRSQRRMVDAPVALLPDAPALDEDVVDSHNWQETVEPHVLTSLSSREIDRQAVIYELFTTEASHLRTLRVLDQVFYQKMQSVLSPEELSCIFLNLRHVYELHASLCEAMKKRRESPVVQGIGDIMLARLEGEAGDQFEEQVSHLCSQQSQALELIKSKQRKDPRFAHLIQECEASPHCRRLQLKDLLVAEMQRLTKYPLLLDNIIKHSETSSPDLPLLQRAQARCRGILQAVNEVVRETEHRHRLGQYQRRLDLTPLERLANPLAAQFKSLDLTTKRMIHEGSLTWRVSKDKAIEVQALLLSDLLVLLQRGADERLVLRCPSRSLGGAPDLKIPFCPILRLDSALVRLVATDNKALYVISTSESQIYELVAGTSSEKNTWKDLLEKTIAAASLRAGSSKQGSPPPSSGARSSANALDVLESSVSLEQDSVSDDEAALTPTDGSDTQHHQDGDGFPQTKAAVAEAALQDVETLRQLIFRDLEDGWSQDSDDTPTNETANERSPLTDGAGAEFSDPAPSERPSQGGEESVEAPPVEVLQSPIKVVRKVVGAGCSLPDDITDDVTAGQSSRDGGNMFYLVMPKEASSALSDESSTDELKDSDASHSIHQTPDTSFINEEEEQETPCLSPADQSLTETLSHRDRPGQSPPSLQRHVIRNVDEIFSTMEELMRKLQHLRDIEADHYKLLKKLRKPLPVDKMSSDFVYKSPTAARMPSLDRGAGDGKEGVSTERAQPEIQSTGF; the protein is encoded by the exons ATGAGTGTTCGACAGCCGACCTCCACGCTGGATAG GTTGAGCAGTTTGACGTTGGGAGACTCGGAGCGCAGGTCTTCTCCCGGCCAGCAGAGGGAGACACTGTCTGATCTCCCCTCGGACAGCGCAG GGACGGGTTTAGTCCAAAGATGTGTGGTTGTGCAGAGGGACAATCTGGGGTTTGGCTTCACCGTGTGTGGCGAGAGAATCAAACTAGTGCAGAATGTCCGGCCAG GTGGAGCAGCGGTCAAGGCTGGAGTCCAGGAAGGAGACCGAATCATTAAG GTCAATGGTTCATTGGTTTCGTCGATGTCTCATCAGGAAGTGGTGAAAATGATCAAAT CTGGGACGTATGTGGCGTTGACTCTTCAGGGCCCGCCTCCTTCAGCCGCATCCATCCCGCTTCAGCCCCTCCCCACTGACCTCTTGCCCAATCACAGGACAGCTCCTGGCGACGCCCCGCCTCCTCCACAAACTCCACCCACAGGAAGCAGCACCCCGACTCAGAGAATCACAGGACCCAAACCCTTACAG GACCCTGAGGTGCAGAAACACGCCACAGAAATCCTGCGGAGGATGCTGGAGCAGGAGGAGGCAGAGCTGCAG AACCTCCTGGAGGAGCACTCCCGAAACCCCTCGTCTTCATTAGAGGAGCGGATAGAAAGAGCCAGACGAAGAGCCAGCCAAGTCCGAGTGAAGATCCGGCAGGATGTG GACGGCACTCGATCAGAAGCGGTCGCTAGCTATCTCACAGCTGGAGAAG GTCGGTTATCGGTGGACTCCAGCGAAGGAGACGTCGAG gcaTGTGAGAGCCCCTTCTCGTCCCCCTCCATCTTCAGGAACCCTCTGCTCCGCTGGCAGGGGTCCGACACGCTCCCCTTGGACTCG GGAGGGAAGAGCCAGATCATCGGcccagaggaagaggaggaggaggaggatgggtACTCCATCAATGAG ACGGACGGGCCGTTTCAGGACATCGAGCTGCTGAAGAGTCGTCCGGCTCACATGACGGTCTTCATGAGATACGTGTTCAGTCAACTACTGGATCCAAACCCGCTG CTGTTTTATCTGTCTGTGGAGGCGTATCTGGGCTCGAGCCCTAAAGACGCCCGATCGCTCGCCCCTCAGATCTGCTCACACTTCCTGGACCCCGATGCG CCTGTGAAGATTAAAGTCCGGGAGGAGATCCTGACAGACATAG AGGGTCGTCTGCACGCTCAGGAGGACATCAGAGGACCTCTGTCTGAGCTCCAGCAGCAGGTGCTCCCAGACATTCAGGAGCAGCTCCAGGACTACAG GAGTAAGCAGACGATGGGGCTGGGGTCTCTGTTTGGAGAGGGTGACCTGCAGCAGTTAGATGGAGACCCAGTGAAGGAGCGGACGGTGGTGGACAGACAGGTGCTGGCGCTCTGGGACATCCT CTCCAAACATGAGGAGGACCGAAG CTCTCCGCTAGCGTCTGCGGTTCATCTCTATCTCAGACACTCGGGCATTAAACTCAGAGACTCCAAAGTGTTCCCCGGCTTGATGTCCGAGAAGGAAAAGTGGCTTCCGTTCTTTCCTAAAGCGAAGAAG CTGAGCAGCGCCAGACGAGAGAAGGACGGAGACGACAAGAAACGCAATCCCATCCTGAAGTACATCGGCAAACCCAGAAGCACGTCCCAgtcca CGTTCCATGTTCCTTTGTCCCCGGCTGAAG TTCGTCCTGGCAGCGTGAGAAACATCATTCAGCAGTTTGAGAATAATTCAGACTCGGTTGAAGAAGGGGATAGTGAGGGACAGACCCTGTCTTCCAGCAGTTTTGGAGAGGACAGCATGGAAAG TCCGACCATATCGGTGCGATTGGCTCGCAGCGAGTCTCTGAAGGCTCAGGGGGAGGGGCGTCGGCGAGGAGGCGGGGCGGGGGCGGAGTCTGTCCCTCGTTCTCGTAGTGATGTGGACATGGAGGACGTTGAGGAGAGGGAGGGGCCTGGACTGAGGCTGTTACATCACAGCGCTTCGTCTTCAGCCTCCAGCAGCTCGgcacg ATCACTGGAGAACCCGACGCCGCCGTACACGCCTCGCTCTCAGCGCAG GATGGTGGACGCTCCGGTGGCTCTGTTACCGGACGCTCCGGCCCTGGACGAGGACGTGGTTGACTCACACAACTGGCAGGAGACGGTGGAGCCACACGTCCTGACGTCTCTCAGCTCACGAGAGATCGACCGACAGGCCGTCATCTACG AGCTGTTCACCACGGAGGCGTCTCACCTGCGGACGCTCAGGGTCCTGGACCAGGTGTTTTATCAGAAGATGCAGAGCGTCCTCAGTCCTGAAGAGCTGTCCTGCATCTTCCTGAACCTGCGGCACGTCTACGAGCTCCACG CGAGCTTATGTGAGGCCATGAAGAAGCGCAGGGAATCGCCGGTCGTTCAGGGCATCGGAGACATCATGCTGGCTAGA ctgGAGGGAGAGGCTGGAGATCAGTTCGAGGAGCAGGTGTCTCATCTGTGCAGTCAGCAGAGTCAAGCGCTGGAGCTCATCAAGAGCAAACAGCGTAAAGACCCTCGCTTCGCTCACCTCATACAG gagTGTGAGGCCAGTCCTCACTGCCGCAGGTTACAGCTGAAGGACCTGCTGGTGGCTGAGATGCAGCGCTTGACTAAATACCCTCTTCTGCTGGACAACATCATCAAACACAGCGAGA CGTCGTCTCCGGACCTGCCGCTGCTTCAGAGAGCTCAGGCCCGCTGTCGTGGTATACTGCAGGCGGTCAATGAGGTGGTCAGAGAGACAGAGCACCGGCATCGGCTCGGACAGTACCAGCGCAGGCTGGACCTGACGCCTCTGGAGCGGCTGGCCAATCCCCTCGCAGCACAGTTCAAG AGCCTGGATCTCACCACGAAGAGGATGATCCACGAGGGGTCGCTCACCTGGAGGGTCAGCAAGGACAAGGCCATCG AGGTGCAGGCGCTGCTGCTCTCAGATCTGCTGGTGCTCCTTCAGAGGGGTGCAGACGAGCGCCTCGTCCTGCGCTGTCCGTCACGCTCGCTGGGCGGAGCTCCAGACCTCAAGATCCCCTTCTGCCCAATCCTGCGCCTCGACTCCGCCCTCGTCCGATTGGTTGCCACCG ACAATAAAGCGCTGTACGTGATCAGCACGTCTGAGAGTCAGATCTACGAGCTGGTGGCCGGGACGTCGTCAGAGAAGAACAC TTGGAAAGATCTTCTGGAGAAGACGATCGCTGCTGCCAGTCTAAGAGCAGGATCGAGCAAACAAGGATCGCCACCGCC GTCCTCAGGTGCGCGCTCATCTGCCAATGCTTTAG ATGTGCTGGAGTCGTCCGTGTCTCTGGAGCAGGATTCTGTCAGTGATGATGAAGCCGCTCTCACACCGACAGACGGATCGGACACACAACATCATCAGGATGGAGACGGGTTCCCCCAAACCAAAGCTGCTGTCGCCGAAGCTGCTCTCCAGGACG tGGAAACCCTCCGGCAGCTGATCTTCAGAGACCTTGAGGATGGGTGGAGTCAGGATTCAGATGACACGCCCACAAATGAGACGGCCAATGAAAGGAGTCCTTTGACCGACGGAGCGGGGGCGGAGTTCTCTGATCCCGCCCCCAGTGAGAGGCCCAGCCAAGGGGGGGAGGAGTCTGTAGAAGCTCCGCCTGTAGAGGTGCTGCAGTCGCCCATTAAGGTGGTGAGGAAAG TTGTGGGTGCGGGCTGTTCTCTTCCTGATGACATCACCGATGATGTCACTGCTGGCCAGTCCTCTCGGGACGGAG GGAACATGTTTTATCTGGTCATGCCCAAAGAGGCGTCCAGCGCTCTCTCAGACGAGAGCAGCACAGACGAGCTCAAAGACTCTGACGCGTCTCACAGCATCCATCAGACTCCGGACACGTCCTTCATCAACGAGGAAGAGGAGCAGGAGACGCCCTGTCTCTctccagctgaccaatcactGACCGAGACCCTGAGTCACAGGGACAGACCCGGCCAATCACCACCGAGCCTCCAGCGTCATGTGATCAGAAACGTGGACGAGATCTTCAGCACCATGGAGGAGTTGATGAGGAAACTGCAGCACCTgcgg GACATTGAAGCTGATCACTATAAACTCCTGAAGAAGTTAAGAAAGCCCCTTCCTGTGGATAAAATGTCCAGTGATTTTGTCTACAAGTCTCCCACAGCGGCCCGAATGCCGTCACTGGACCGCGGAGCTGGAGACG